The proteins below are encoded in one region of Helianthus annuus cultivar XRQ/B chromosome 2, HanXRQr2.0-SUNRISE, whole genome shotgun sequence:
- the LOC110923203 gene encoding deSI-like protein At4g17486 isoform X1, whose translation MLCRMIPRKKKTGTVPVYLNVYDLTPINGYAYWVGLGVYHSGVQVHGVEYAFGAHEHPTTGIFEVEPRKCPGFTFRKSILIGRTDYGPREVRSFIEKLATEFTGNSYNLITRNCNHFCNDMCLRLTKRAIPSWVNRLARLGFLCNCVLPASLNDAKVRQVRAEDDSNADKKLRARSSRFASASKPQPQASSRSSSPSTTKNPSSGTNIKPLTINKDNKS comes from the exons ATGTTGTGCAGGATGATACCTAGGAAGAAGAAGACAGGGACTGTGCCTGTGTATTTGAATGTGTATGATCTCACTCCCATCAATGGTTATGCTTATTGGGTTGGTCTTGGTGTTTATCACTCTGGTGTTCAAG TTCACGGTGTAGAATACGCATTCGGTGCACACGAACATCCGACAACAGGGATATTCGAAGTGGAACCAAGGAAATGCCCGGGATTCACATTCCGTAAATCAATATTGATCGGACGAACAGATTATGGCCCACGAGAGGTTCGTTCGTTCATCGAAAAATTAGCAACAGAGTTCACCGGAAACAGTTATAATCTCATTACAAGAAACTGTAATCACTTCTGCAATGACATGTGTCTACGGTTAACCAAAAGGGCGATTCCTAGTTGGGTCAACAGACTAGCTCGACTTG GTTTTCTTTGCAACTGCGTCCTACCTGCAAGTTTAAACGACGCGAAAGTTAGACAAGTTAGAGCAGAAGACGATTCCAACGCTGATAAAAAGCTTAGAGCCCGTTCAAGCCGGTTTGCATCAGCGTCTAAACCTCAACCACAGGCATCCTCTCGTTCGTCAAGTCCGTCGACAACAAAAAACCCATCTTCAGGAACGAATATAAAACCGTTAACAATCAATAAGGATAACAAAAGCTAG
- the LOC110923203 gene encoding deSI-like protein At4g17486 isoform X2, producing MFHGVEYAFGAHEHPTTGIFEVEPRKCPGFTFRKSILIGRTDYGPREVRSFIEKLATEFTGNSYNLITRNCNHFCNDMCLRLTKRAIPSWVNRLARLGFLCNCVLPASLNDAKVRQVRAEDDSNADKKLRARSSRFASASKPQPQASSRSSSPSTTKNPSSGTNIKPLTINKDNKS from the exons ATGT TTCACGGTGTAGAATACGCATTCGGTGCACACGAACATCCGACAACAGGGATATTCGAAGTGGAACCAAGGAAATGCCCGGGATTCACATTCCGTAAATCAATATTGATCGGACGAACAGATTATGGCCCACGAGAGGTTCGTTCGTTCATCGAAAAATTAGCAACAGAGTTCACCGGAAACAGTTATAATCTCATTACAAGAAACTGTAATCACTTCTGCAATGACATGTGTCTACGGTTAACCAAAAGGGCGATTCCTAGTTGGGTCAACAGACTAGCTCGACTTG GTTTTCTTTGCAACTGCGTCCTACCTGCAAGTTTAAACGACGCGAAAGTTAGACAAGTTAGAGCAGAAGACGATTCCAACGCTGATAAAAAGCTTAGAGCCCGTTCAAGCCGGTTTGCATCAGCGTCTAAACCTCAACCACAGGCATCCTCTCGTTCGTCAAGTCCGTCGACAACAAAAAACCCATCTTCAGGAACGAATATAAAACCGTTAACAATCAATAAGGATAACAAAAGCTAG